Sequence from the Cryptococcus neoformans var. grubii H99 chromosome 3, complete sequence genome:
CACTTCATCATAAGCGACAGCTGAACACTAGCGTTGATTTCCTACTCTTTCGTCGTCCCACAGGTGAATAGCTGGAGAGAAAACAGATgatggaaggagatggtCTGTGCGGgtaaggaaggaagatgggcAAACATGGGAGATATATAAAGCTGACTGGACTTcgcttctcctcttccttgttccttctttccatcctgCTACATAATATCACCGtttattttttttcgtTGCCAATTAAAAGCATAGCGAATGCCTTCCAAACAAGCTTTTGTGAGTCTCTTTTCTGACCGAGATCAACCCCTCTTCTGTCGCTTGCTGTCGCGTCCATTTtcatcattcttcctcGAGTTGTCTTTCTGTTTATCTATCTTCCTGCATCTGTTTTGGTAGCCGTTGATACTTTCTCTCCCGTTATCGTCCATCCATCCAAGGCTCGGAGCGCATACACGCGCTCGCTAGAGTATAATAACTGTTCTGATCGTTCAGTCCGTGATGTCTATTATCTTCTACGTCACGagttcttccatcctctccgTCGGCCCGGAAGCCTCGCCCTTTGTTGTTCACTtgactttttcttttcgttGACTTATTTTCCTAGTCCTTTACGTTACGGACAAGGCCAAATCCACTGACATGGACATGATCTGGTAGAAACCTCCAAAGCCCGTCCAGGGCGCTAAGGCCGCCACAACTACCGGTAAATCTAGCACGAAAGGAAAACAATCTCTTCGACAGACAGTCACCACTCAAAATGCCAAGCAGGTGCTTTCTCAGTCTCAGTCTCAGGCCATCTCCCAAGCTCAGGGGTCCAAAACTAAGAACAGCATTGACCTTCagtctgctgctgccaaaCAGGATCTTTCCACTATCACGCACCAGGAAAGTTTAATGATCATGAAGACCACACTGGGGGCTAGTCTGGGGGCGATTTGTTATCTTCGGTAAGTCTATAcacttttcatcttcacacACAGCCGTGTCCTGATTTGTATACCTAGACGGCTTCTGCCCGATGACAGCTTCTCAGACACTTACATGACCGACTCTATTCCCTTTCCGGGAAAAAGTGCGGATCAGCAATATCAGATGAGTCAACCTGATCCCAATGGTTCTCAGCAACCTGGAGGCGGCAAAGGATTTAGATACCCCAGGATTAAGGGAGATGGATCGTAAGCTGCCATTTTCGTTGTACACTCTCTTACGGATTGCGCTGATGATATTCCGCGTAGACCAGAAGGAGCCAAGATACTGAAGTtcgttgaagaaggcgtGATGGATGCGGTCTCCAAAGGCTACCTTCGATCATTTATGTTCATTATTTTCCTCGACAAAAATGATCCTCAAAAGTAAATATGATTATTATTCAACTGCGGCATCCAAAAATTGACGGCTCGGAGCAGTATAGTGGAGTCCTACACTTTCAACTTTTTCTACTCGGGACCATCCAACATCCCTTCCATTGATATGACGTATCAAGTCGCAGACAAGGTCTCATCTACTGATACACAGGGGATTGGGGGTCCAAGGACCCATCAGGATGTCAGGCGATCCGTCAAAGTGTGTGATATCATTGCCCGATGAAACGAAATGCTGACCATGCTTATAGACTTTGATGAAAACTCTCATTCTGAGCTGCCAGAAGCTCATTGATCTTCCACGTAGGCTTTCACATCCGGTGGCCCGATCTTTAAGGCTGACATGTGTTCCCAAGGACAACGATACGTTGATTTCAAGCTCTCCTACAACGAGAATGCGCCAAAAGGGTGAGCATCAACTCTCGAATTTGGAATAATGAGGATCATCCATTAAAGTAATTATTTTTGGTAGCTATGAAGCACCTGGGTTCAGAGATTGTACAGAAGACCCATTGTTTATGTGCACGTCCGACAAAGACACGGAGCCTACGGATGTTGTCATGGGAAAAACTACCACAGGCACGCATGGGTAAGGTTTCTCTTCCACGCTCAAGACAATCCGAGTTTGATGTCGTTTTTTAGTGTTTCTGTGACTACCCAGTCTATTGTGCAGTTCCTCCCAGCACGTACAGACTCGGATGAACGGAGGGCTTCGGGAGAGAAAGACGACCCTGAAAAAGAGCGGGCTGAGCAGTTGAAAGCTgccgagaagagaaaggttGCATGGGTGAGTCGCACTGTATAATATCGACTGTAGGCTGATTATGCCGCATCAGAATGCCGATTTGGTGAGCGCCATCTCTTTAAGTGGAGGCAAGACTGACGTAGTGTATTAGCCTGTCTATGATCGGAAAGCGTACGAACGACCTGATGACGTCTACGATATCCTTAAGCGACCTTTGGGTACACTTCTTGCCGATGGTAATATCCTGCCTTTCCCTATGCCGGGTCCACCTTCCGCGGAGGAAAATGTCActgggaagaagcgagCTCATCAGACTGTATGCGAATTCCAGCTTGGCTATAATGAGAAGTTGACTTGGACGCAGttagaggaagagatcaTGCAGCTTTCGCAGACACAAGTCACTCAACCGTCTGCTTCTCAGACACGTCATGCATCTTCGCGTGCGTCCATAGCCAGGGAAAGATCCAAAACGgattttgattttgatggTACGCCCCTACGAATGTCCTCAAAACTGTAACTAATGATATTGGCTGTAAAGCTGATGGGGAAACTGATTATTGTGGAAGCATGGCCATCATTCCCCTTGCGCCTGCTCAAACCGCTCTCCGCCACTCAAATGGATCCGCGTCTGCCATATTTGCTCATCAGGATGGCTCGGCATCCGAAGACGGCCCCAGTTCTAACTCAGCTGCTATGACTCCCGAGGGCGACACCAACAAGACACAGGAGTGCGGAGCGTTACGACCCAAGTCTGCTAACCAGTTATCCGAACGTCCGAGGAAGGCCCAGAGGACAAACAACAAGTCTGGCCCGACAGAGACTGACCAGGCTAACAAGGAAAACGCCGACGTCAAGCTTAAGAAGCCCAGCAAATCGAAAGCCCCCAAGGTCAAAGCGAACAAGCCACTCAAATCTGCCTCTTCGTCCAAACCAAATTCTAGATCCAGGTCTTCAGCTACGCCTACCAACACTCCCCAAAAGCCCAAGGATTCCACACCCCGCAAACGCGCCACTCCCCCCGCTAGGAGGATGCTTGCTCGCACTGCTGAGGCCGCCAGGACGTCCCCAttaaagaagaagtcgtCAAGAAAGATCGGTCCACGGACAAATACCCATTTAGTGGAGGCTAATGAGGACAAAATTAATTGCTTCTGTGGAGCGGAGGATGAACAAGATGGGAGTATGCAGTGTGATGGATGCCGAAACTGGGTACATTGCCCATGTGTAGGGTATGCCCGTTATGACTTTTATCGTTTATCTGCGGTACATAATTTTGCTGACTAACATATGAAGCTTCTCTGAGCTCAAAGCTGCTGCCCAGGTAGATAACTGGTACTGCCTTATTTGTAAGATGGAGCGTATAGAGGGACAAAAATGGACCAAACTGCAGCTGCAAAGAGCGCGTGAGGGGATGTCAAAGCTAGCACTCTTTAGGTACGCTgttatccttctttgttCTCTCGTCGGTATCTGATAGAGAGTAATAGACGTGCTCTTTTGAGTGTGAGGCAGCAGGGAGGTATCGGCAAGGCCGGGCCACTGAGGGATGCTCTTGGTGAGCTATTGGATGGGCGGATGACAGCGGTACTGAAACTGTCTGCCCAGGATGTTCGGTAAATGCCTTGGCTATTATTTGCAAGCAGCTTTACTCAGAAGGTGGGCTTGATACTATATTTCGGAATGTCAACTGACTGGCGGGACATAGGCTTCATTGATGCTCCTTTTGGTAAGCTTTTTGGCCTGTTATTGATCCACTGCACGTAACTGACTGGATTCAGGCTCGCGCAAGAAAAAGGGTGCTTTTTACAAATGGGTTCAATCGCCTGAGATAAACAAACGATTTTTAGGATACTTTGAACCTAATGGTGGTGTAGAAAGGGAGCTTTTCGAGCTTTACAAGGATCAATCATCAGAAGTGAGCCCAATAAGCTTTAGGGCTCGATAAGCAAAGCTAAGTTTCGAGTAGCCtatggaagaagacaacGAAGAGCCCTCCTCTCAAGCCACTCACGTTAATCCTGACGCCGATGAAGTCTCGGTCCCAAAGGCACTCACCAGCTCTTTGGCCCCACCTAACACCATCAAAACGCCTTTCGGAACCTTTATTCCTAGTCTTGACGGACAGCCTATCAGTCTTTACAGCGTCCCGGCCATTCGTAGCAGCCGTGCAGAATCGCCTATCATGCTTCTCGAGGATTGGTAACTTATAACGCTTCGGCTGCCAAAAAATTCCAAGTAAAGTATGTGATTTCAAAAATATCTTCTGGTGCTAGCATCTAGGTATGGAACTGCGTATAGTCTATGTCATGGTCTGGATTTGCATGCAACCGATTCGAGATATAACTGGACTTCCATTCGCTGCAGGGTTGGGGGGGATTAAGGCTGATCTCCACCTTGCCGTCAGAACGCCACATTGATAACAGACAAACCTCTCCGATTATTTCCGCCAATACGTAATAGCATCTTATCTCGCTCTTTTCGGCCCTTCTCGGTTAGGCCGCACCGGACCGATCTCAAGCTCCGCGCACTTTTGTCGACGCTGGCCGGATGAGGATCCGCCGCTGTCTGGATCTGCATTCCGGAGATATCTTTGCGCACACCAGGATGGGCGCTTTCGCGCTCtgtgaggatgaggacaaCACCCAGGTCATATGCGCATGGACAGTCAAAACGGACCTTCCAACGGGACAATTACAGGGGCCCATTTTATCGGGCAGCTCTTCGGGTCATAATATTTAGGTTGCTTATCAGGTGACTCTTTCTTATCAGCTGACCGCTATGGATGCATTTGGGCTCGAAGGAGCTCCTCCCAGCGCTCGCACCAATCAACATTCGCAATTGACAAGATCCGATATGTATCCCAATCAACACGGCGGCACCCCCGCCAACCATAATCTCACTCAGCTACCCACCCCCAACAGCTCATATCCATCCTCAACAGCTTCTTTTCACTCTGCGTAACTTTCCGACGCGATGCTTTCCGACCAGGGGAAACTTCAGCCCTTCAAATGTGCAGTATGTTCGAGGCGCTTCACTAGGATGGTATGTTTTCATTGTACCTACCAATCAATATCTCTTTAGTATGTCACTCACAGATCGTTAAAGGAGAACCTGAAGCGCCATTCAAAACTACACGACGATACAAGCGAACGACCAACTTTTCCCTGCGGCCGGTGTACTGCCACATTTTCTCGGGCAGACCTTAGAAGACGACACCTCGCAAGTAAACATGGAGAGGACAAGAGTACGAGTCGTAGCCCGAGGGAACTGCCATTTGTCTCAAGTGGTGTAAACGGGAGTCATGAAAGGCGAGAGAGTGTTTCTGTTACGAACCTCTCGCCCATCATCACTGCTCAGCCCATTCCTGAAACATCTCCTCGGCCACTATCTTCTGCTCTTGAAGCAGCCCTCACCTTTGACTTTGGTGTCAATGAGTTCTCATCAAATTCCACATGGAACTCCAGGCAGGAGGTCGATAACTCTCCCTCTCGACACACCTCACAATCTCAGACCTCGGCCTCTTCAATTCCTAATTATCAtgcccatccttccattGGAAGTATTAGCATGACTTCTGTTGACCTTCACGCACGGTTATCTCAGTCTCCTTTGTCTGCCATTCCCCCTTCTGTCGAAGAAGTCATTCAAAATCCTGCATTCATCTTCGCATCGCTTgaatccttcttctcgcatGCTGCCCATATATTCCCTTTCATTCATCGAGCTACGTTTGATGCCCGATCATGCCATCCAAGCTTATTATTTGGGATGATGTGTATCGGGTTACACATGACAAGGGAAGGCAGTGGAGACGTTGACCAACAGAGGGCAATTTATTGCTACAAGGCGGGTCTGAGGGCTTTGGATGGGGTGACGGAAATTTCACAAGAAAAGTCCACAGACACGCTGACGATCATTCATGCACATCTGCTTTTGGAGATGTACGCGATAATGGCACTGTGTGGGAGCCATACTATGCAGGGGCTACGATTACACTCACAATGCGTCGAGGTAAGCCTCTCCTGTTCACAGTTCCCCATTTCTCCATTCCTCCTAACATCCATCTAGCTCTCTCGGAAAGCAGGTCTGATGGAATCGTATCCTACTCAACCATCCGTCACTCAAGATCTTGACTCTCTCTGGCGCCAATTCGTCCGTGCGGAATCCCATAAACGTGCTCTATACTCCCTTTACGGATTCGATTCCGCTTGGTATCATTTTCTCTCCCGACCGCGCTGCCTTTCCCATCTCGAAATCAAACATGAGCTTCCGTGCGGCGACGACCTCTGGAACGCTTGTACACCTACTGAATGGGCTCACCGTTCCCTCATTGCGTCTTCCACTTGTTCTCTCGGTGGCAGCTCATCGACGAGAATGCGATTCCTTGATATGGTTCGTGCTGCCTTTGTCAACCAGGTGGAAGACCCTCTACCTCTCCCACTGGACTCCACAGGAGCATCACTCATGACTCACTTTGTTCTGGCTTCTGTCAGGGAAATGACAGGATGGACGACCATGACAGGCCGCTCCTGCTTTGAGCGCTTTGAAGCACTTCTCGCGTCAATGGTAAGGCTGGAGCCGCTAGTGACCGTGCAAGATGCCAAGTTGGAGACGCCTGCGAGTGCGGCGGCGGAAGCGACTTGGAGGATGAGCATGATTGAGTTGTTGTTATGGTCTCAAAGCCATACAGGGGGACTGGTCGAAGATTCCATTGATGCAGCTTTGGCGGCAATGTACGTTCTTTGCTAGAAGACCTATGTTGCCTTTGCTGATCTATCATGTCTAGAACGACCCTGGGGGCCAATAACCCTATCGAACTCACTGCTCAAATCATCCAATCAGTCGAACAGCACATCACCTGGTTCCTACTCTACCTCCAACGCACATCCTCtcccatctctccctcaCTTCAGTCGGAATCGCCGCTACTTACATTCTACCTCTTCAAGGCGACAATCATCGCTTGGCAGATCGTGAAAAGTGGAGGATCAAGCCCGTTAGAAGTGGTGGGAGtaaaggatgaagaagggttgttgagttggatgaagaagatgtttaGGATGCGCGAGAAATGGGGGGTAGGACATTCTGCAATGAGATGTCTGGGTGATCTGCATGCGCAGAATGTGTTGTAATGTTTAAATAAATAATTTTAGTGTCCTAGTATGCAGTCCCCAGTTGTATTCATACTTTAACTTCTTCAATAGATATTAAAACACACGATTGGtacaacctcctccttctacCGTCTAATAAGTATTGCAACCTTGTCGCAAAATGACAATAAGCGGTCGTCGAGCATCTGAGTTCTCGAGCGCATAGACTTCAACAATAGTGCGGCAAGTTCAAGGGACAAACGTGCATAGAAAGCAAAAACAGGAGTTATTCCCATTTCACTACCTTTTCATAGCCAAACGAAAAATACAAATACATTGCCCAATCATCAATATCTTTACACAGGCAAAAGGACCTTAACACCCATGTACTCCCTAGTCTGCATGAGTTTGCCGTTGATGATGACCTGATCAGCGCCAACCCTGTTACGCTCGGTGTCCGTGGGGTCGGTGGCCTCTGCAATCTGAATTTCTCGCCATTGTCGGTTGGTGGGCACCTGCCATAGTCATATATATCAATTTTTGCCATACCTCAAAACcagcaggaaggaagaccaCTTACAGGCACACCGAGGTCCATCACCCTCTTAAACTCCTTGTACACACCCTGCTCTTCGATGCAACCCTCCCGCTTGATTAGAGGGGACTCAGCGGCAGGAGTCATTCGAAGATCACCAACGCTGCTGTTGAACAGGACGAGAGAAAGTCGTTCGGTCTGAAGTTGGTCCTAGAGAACAGCACTcagcgaaaaaaaaaagtgtcACGGTAAGAGGCAGAACCTACCGCAGGAGGTCGATAGACCCTGTGTCTGGTAGCCTTGAAATGTCCGCCAGAGACAATTTCCAATGTTTCGCCAATGTTAATAACCAAGGACCCAGGGTTGTAGGGCACATAATACCACTGTTCATCTTTACCCCAAATCTGGAGACAAGAGACGGGTACAGAGAAGAGCAAAGTGGTGAGACCAAAGTCAGTATGACCGTGCATACGGAGACCCTTAGAAGCTTCCTCGGTGGATTTTTCGACTGGTCGGAAGAGAGCATGGCGGAAGTAGCCTTCGCCGGTGGGGGAACCATGGGATTGGACGTTGTTCCAGAGATAGTCATCGTCGAGTTCGAGGACTcgggagaagagagtgagAAGACGACGGTTAACCGATCCGGTGAGATACTAAACATGGCACATTAGTAAGGTAAGCAAGACATGTTGAAGGTACTAGACATACCTCAGCGAAAGCCCTGATTTCGTCCatgaagggatggagaCACTTGGGCACGCGGTTGATGTCGTCCCACTCGGCGGTGTACCAGTTAAATTGTTCGATACCGTCCTTGGTGCCCTTGTGACGCTAAATGGAAGCTACTCAGCT
This genomic interval carries:
- a CDS encoding early growth response protein 1; protein product: MLSDQGKLQPFKCAVCSRRFTRMENLKRHSKLHDDTSERPTFPCGRCTATFSRADLRRRHLASKHGEDKSTSRSPRELPFVSSGVNGSHERRESVSVTNLSPIITAQPIPETSPRPLSSALEAALTFDFGVNEFSSNSTWNSRQEVDNSPSRHTSQSQTSASSIPNYHAHPSIGSISMTSVDLHARLSQSPLSAIPPSVEEVIQNPAFIFASLESFFSHAAHIFPFIHRATFDARSCHPSLLFGMMCIGLHMTREGSGDVDQQRAIYCYKAGLRALDGVTEISQEKSTDTLTIIHAHLLLEMYAIMALCGSHTMQGLRLHSQCVELSRKAGLMESYPTQPSVTQDLDSLWRQFVRAESHKRALYSLYGFDSAWYHFLSRPRCLSHLEIKHELPCGDDLWNACTPTEWAHRSLIASSTCSLGGSSSTRMRFLDMVRAAFVNQVEDPLPLPLDSTGASLMTHFVLASVREMTGWTTMTGRSCFERFEALLASMVRLEPLVTVQDAKLETPASAAAEATWRMSMIELLLWSQSHTGGLVEDSIDAALAAITTLGANNPIELTAQIIQSVEQHITWFLLYLQRTSSPISPSLQSESPLLTFYLFKATIIAWQIVKSGGSSPLEVVGVKDEEGLLSWMKKMFRMREKWGVGHSAMRCLGDLHAQNVL
- a CDS encoding flavonol synthase; amino-acid sequence: MPATSVFNPPAANLPGKPYVRPWIPPPVTKETHNFAKLSSIKLSLMDSDDPAVVDNLVQRVKRAIREDGFLFLEDYGISLEQLHRQFALAQYLYDNITEEDKDALLFHPDTGRWAGYKHPYGFKRHKGTKDGIEQFNWYTAEWDDINRVPKCLHPFMDEIRAFAEYLTGSVNRRLLTLFSRVLELDDDYLWNNVQSHGSPTGEGYFRHALFRPVEKSTEEASKGLRMHGHTDFGLTTLLFSVPVSCLQIWGKDEQWYYVPYNPGSLVINIGETLEIVSGGHFKATRHRVYRPPADQLQTERLSLVLFNSSVGDLRMTPAAESPLIKREGCIEEQGVYKEFKRVMDLGVPVPTNRQWREIQIAEATDPTDTERNRVGADQVIINGKLMQTREYMGVKVLLPV